The following proteins come from a genomic window of Streptomyces sp. GS7:
- a CDS encoding amino acid permease has translation MSEQSLQQADPQERAGQPAPAAHVDAGDAGYRKSLTSRHVNMIAIGGAIGTGLFLGAGGRLADAGPSLAVAYALCGFFAFLVVRALGELVLHRPSSGAFVSYAREFLGEKGAFVAGWMYFLNWATTGIADITAVATYTHYWSMFSDIPQWVIALIALGVVLTVNLISVRIFGELEFWFAIIKVGALVVFMLIGIFLLVTQHPVDGHHPGPALIADHGGVFPTGTLAMLLVIQGVVFAYASVELVGVTAGETAEPEKIMPRAINSIMWRVALFYVGSVVLLSMLLPWDAYSANQSPFVTVLSHVGVPAAGGVMNLVVLTAAMSSLNSGLYSTGRILRSMAMSGSAPRFTGVMSRSQVPYGGILLTSGVCVLGVGLNYLVPSKAFEIVLNFAAIGILSTWAMIMICHLLFWRKTRAGRLSRPAYRLPGSPWTELVTLAFLALVLVLMYADGGAGRTTILSLPVIAALLVGGWYLVRGRVGTVRDGAAARHADVQESKGS, from the coding sequence GTGAGCGAGCAATCCCTGCAGCAGGCCGACCCGCAGGAGAGGGCCGGGCAGCCGGCACCGGCCGCACATGTCGACGCCGGTGACGCCGGATACCGCAAGTCGCTGACGTCACGGCACGTCAACATGATCGCCATCGGCGGCGCGATCGGCACCGGGCTGTTCCTCGGCGCGGGCGGCCGGCTCGCGGACGCCGGGCCGTCGCTGGCCGTGGCGTACGCGCTCTGCGGCTTCTTCGCCTTCCTCGTCGTACGGGCCCTGGGCGAGCTGGTGCTGCACCGGCCGTCGTCCGGGGCCTTCGTCTCCTACGCGCGGGAGTTCCTCGGCGAGAAGGGGGCGTTCGTCGCGGGCTGGATGTACTTCCTGAACTGGGCGACGACCGGGATCGCCGACATCACGGCGGTGGCGACCTACACGCACTACTGGAGCATGTTCTCCGACATCCCGCAGTGGGTGATCGCGCTGATCGCGCTCGGGGTCGTGCTGACGGTGAACCTGATCTCGGTGAGGATCTTCGGCGAGCTGGAGTTCTGGTTCGCGATCATCAAGGTCGGGGCGCTGGTCGTCTTCATGCTCATCGGCATCTTCCTGCTGGTCACCCAGCACCCGGTCGACGGCCACCACCCCGGCCCCGCGCTGATCGCCGACCACGGCGGCGTCTTCCCGACCGGAACGCTGGCGATGCTGCTGGTGATCCAGGGCGTGGTCTTCGCCTACGCCTCGGTCGAGCTGGTCGGCGTCACGGCGGGCGAGACCGCGGAGCCGGAGAAGATCATGCCGCGGGCGATCAACTCGATCATGTGGCGGGTCGCGCTGTTCTACGTCGGCTCGGTGGTCCTGCTGTCGATGCTGCTGCCGTGGGACGCGTACTCGGCGAACCAGAGCCCGTTCGTCACCGTGCTCTCCCACGTCGGGGTCCCGGCCGCAGGCGGGGTCATGAACCTCGTCGTGCTGACCGCCGCGATGTCCAGCCTCAACTCCGGGCTCTACTCGACCGGGCGGATCCTGCGCTCGATGGCGATGTCCGGATCCGCGCCGCGGTTCACCGGCGTGATGAGCCGCAGCCAGGTGCCGTACGGCGGGATCCTGCTCACGTCGGGCGTCTGCGTCCTGGGCGTGGGCCTCAACTACCTCGTGCCGAGCAAGGCGTTCGAGATCGTGCTGAACTTCGCGGCGATCGGCATCCTCAGCACCTGGGCCATGATCATGATCTGTCATCTGCTCTTCTGGCGGAAGACGCGGGCGGGCCGGCTGTCCCGCCCCGCCTACCGGCTCCCCGGCTCGCCCTGGACCGAGCTGGTGACGCTGGCCTTCCTCGCCCTGGTACTGGTCCTGATGTACGCCGACGGCGGCGCCGGCCGCACCACGATCCTCTCCCTGCCGGTGATCGCGGCCCTCCTGGTCGGCGGCTGGTACCTGGTCCGCGGCCGGGTCGGCACCGTACGGGACGGCGCGGCGGCCAGGCACGCCGACGTCCAGGAGAGCAAGGGCAGTTAG
- a CDS encoding FadR/GntR family transcriptional regulator, whose amino-acid sequence MNLSDSQTAGDIPRRVSAMEAVLTHLRGAIERGEYAVGDKLPSEAELCRRLEVSRPVLREALRALQTMGLTVSRTGKGTFVVSDGAVADPTFGDYAASHLLEVRRHVEIPVAGYAAVRRTPEDLDHLTHLLERMERETDTTAWVAMDTLFHLAVAEAARNPVFRRVIEEIRDALARQSAFLNDVGGRRDQSNREHRAIVEALVDQSEHDAVEAMEHHLARVESTLTTIVRPADRTAPATEDEDHG is encoded by the coding sequence GTGAACCTGTCAGACAGCCAGACAGCTGGCGACATCCCCCGGCGTGTGAGCGCGATGGAAGCGGTCCTGACCCATCTGCGCGGCGCCATCGAGCGAGGCGAGTACGCCGTCGGCGACAAGCTCCCCTCGGAGGCCGAACTGTGCCGGCGGCTGGAGGTGAGCAGACCCGTGCTGCGCGAGGCGCTGCGCGCGCTCCAGACGATGGGGCTCACGGTCTCGCGCACCGGCAAGGGCACGTTCGTCGTCTCGGACGGTGCGGTGGCCGACCCGACCTTCGGCGACTACGCGGCCAGCCACCTGCTGGAGGTCCGCCGCCATGTCGAGATCCCGGTGGCCGGGTACGCGGCGGTCCGCCGTACGCCGGAGGATCTCGACCACCTCACACATCTCCTGGAGCGGATGGAGCGGGAGACCGACACCACCGCCTGGGTCGCCATGGACACGCTCTTCCATCTCGCGGTCGCCGAGGCGGCGCGGAACCCGGTCTTCCGCCGGGTGATCGAGGAGATCCGGGACGCCCTGGCCCGCCAGTCGGCGTTCCTCAACGACGTCGGCGGCCGGCGCGACCAGTCGAACCGGGAGCACCGGGCGATCGTCGAGGCGCTCGTCGACCAGTCCGAGCACGACGCCGTCGAAGCCATGGAGCACCACCTCGCACGCGTCGAGTCGACGCTGACGACCATCGTGCGGCCGGCAGACCGCACGGCCCCTGCCACGGAAGACGAGGACCACGGGTGA
- a CDS encoding GNAT family N-acetyltransferase, whose amino-acid sequence MTTATTADAGTEPRILDARELTADPELAAPFPELAHRILSDLVRDGAPLGWVDPPAPEEVAELVARVLAAARTGDGALRAAYVGRRLIGLGYWLRYAQETNRPHADLVKLAVAGGAHRRGVGRSLATALIADAGEAGIEVLTLDARADNTRALRLYRSLGFREYGRIPGFVAVGEQRWDKVFCMLDLRTEGHRPAADS is encoded by the coding sequence ATGACGACCGCCACCACCGCCGACGCGGGCACCGAACCCCGGATCCTCGATGCCCGCGAACTCACGGCCGACCCCGAACTCGCCGCCCCCTTTCCCGAGTTGGCGCACCGCATCCTGTCGGACCTGGTCCGCGACGGGGCGCCGCTCGGCTGGGTCGATCCGCCCGCGCCGGAGGAGGTGGCCGAGCTGGTCGCCCGGGTCCTCGCCGCGGCGCGGACCGGGGACGGGGCGCTCCGCGCCGCGTACGTCGGCCGGCGGCTGATCGGTTTGGGCTACTGGCTGCGCTACGCCCAGGAGACCAATCGCCCGCACGCGGACCTGGTGAAGCTCGCGGTCGCCGGCGGCGCGCACCGCCGCGGCGTCGGCCGGTCGCTGGCCACCGCCCTGATCGCCGACGCCGGAGAGGCGGGCATCGAGGTCCTCACCCTGGACGCCCGCGCCGACAACACACGGGCGCTGCGCCTCTATCGGTCGCTGGGCTTTCGCGAGTACGGCCGGATCCCCGGCTTCGTCGCGGTCGGCGAGCAGCGCTGGGACAAGGTGTTCTGCATGCTGGACCTGCGCACGGAGGGCCACCGCCCCGCGGCGGACTCGTAA
- a CDS encoding DinB family protein, with product MRTTPDGRPVPPPHADERIMLESWLDFHRETLALKCAGLDDDRLRVASVAPSPMTLLGLVQHLAEVERNWFQRIFAGRAVPQVYEDGGGDGFALAADRGIEEALATWRAEVARGRELIAGASLDDSGSPPEEEARYLGDQGVSLRWILVHMIEEYARHNGHADLLRERIDGVTGA from the coding sequence ATGAGAACGACACCGGACGGGCGCCCCGTCCCGCCCCCGCACGCGGATGAACGCATCATGCTGGAGAGCTGGTTGGACTTCCACCGCGAGACGCTCGCGCTGAAGTGCGCGGGGCTCGACGACGACCGGCTGCGGGTCGCCTCGGTGGCGCCGTCGCCGATGACGCTGCTGGGCCTGGTCCAGCATCTGGCGGAGGTGGAACGCAACTGGTTCCAGCGGATCTTCGCCGGCCGTGCCGTGCCGCAGGTGTACGAGGACGGCGGCGGGGACGGCTTTGCGCTCGCGGCGGACCGCGGCATCGAGGAAGCCCTGGCGACCTGGCGCGCGGAGGTGGCGCGGGGCCGCGAGCTGATCGCCGGCGCCTCCCTGGACGACTCCGGCTCGCCACCCGAGGAGGAGGCCCGCTACCTCGGCGACCAGGGGGTCTCCCTGCGCTGGATCCTGGTCCACATGATCGAGGAGTACGCCCGCCACAACGGCCACGCCGACCTGCTCCGGGAACGCATCGACGGCGTCACGGGCGCCTGA